In Micromonospora pallida, a genomic segment contains:
- a CDS encoding 3-hydroxyacyl-CoA dehydrogenase family protein, with protein LEANYSTVDDVDHAMKLGCGYPTGPFELLDTVGLDVALDTQRALYRELREPGLAPAPLLEHLVTAGYLGRESGRGFRDHTQR; from the coding sequence CTGGAGGCGAACTACTCCACCGTCGACGACGTCGACCACGCGATGAAGCTGGGCTGCGGCTACCCGACGGGTCCCTTCGAACTGCTGGACACGGTCGGCCTGGACGTCGCCCTGGACACCCAGCGGGCGCTCTACCGGGAGCTGCGGGAGCCCGGCCTGGCGCCCGCGCCGCTGCTGGAACACCTAGTCACCGCCGGCTACCTGGGCCGCGAAAGCGGTCGCGGGTTCCGCGACCACACCCAGCGCTGA
- the mce gene encoding methylmalonyl-CoA epimerase, with protein sequence MAEISPDKPAADYVTDIGIRRIDHVGVAVADLDKAIDFYQQTFGMRCVHTETNTEQGVREAMLAVGPTTEGGCLQLLAPLTPESTIAKFLDRNGPGVQQVAYTVTDIDAACAALRERGLRLLYDTPRRGTADSRINFVHPKDAGGVLVELVQPA encoded by the coding sequence ATGGCAGAGATCTCCCCCGACAAGCCCGCTGCGGACTACGTCACAGACATCGGTATCCGCCGAATCGACCACGTGGGTGTGGCGGTCGCCGACCTTGACAAGGCGATCGACTTCTACCAGCAAACCTTCGGCATGCGCTGCGTGCACACCGAGACCAACACCGAGCAGGGGGTCCGCGAGGCGATGCTGGCGGTCGGCCCGACCACCGAGGGTGGCTGCCTGCAACTGCTCGCCCCGCTCACTCCGGAGTCGACGATCGCGAAGTTCCTGGACCGCAACGGGCCGGGGGTGCAGCAGGTCGCGTACACCGTCACCGACATCGACGCGGCCTGCGCGGCGCTGCGCGAGCGCGGCCTGCGGTTGCTTTACGACACCCCGCGCCGGGGCACCGCCGACTCCCGGATCAACTTCGTCCACCCGAAGGACGCCGGCGGCGTCCTCGTCGAGCTGGTCCAGCCCGCCTGA
- a CDS encoding site-specific integrase: MIRAFVRHLQDLRRAEATVDTYVGMLARLDRTLPEGLAYACADELRAQIYVEGRKPATVALYRAAAKAFFAWATDEHDPWLDYDPSRQLPRARVRQRTPRPCTHEELADILARAQDPCRVWYLLAAGCGLRCVEISRLDRADVTEHVVYILGKGDKERTVPTHPAVWAAIRDLPAGPIARRYYDTARANRRDVQGRGNRHLAVLGHPSVTMHRLRHWYGTYVYQAAGGDLRVVQDLLGHASPNTTQVYVAAAAGAAAAAVRALPLPV, encoded by the coding sequence ATGATCCGCGCGTTCGTGCGGCACCTACAAGATCTTCGCCGCGCCGAGGCGACCGTCGACACGTACGTCGGCATGCTGGCCCGGCTCGACCGGACCCTCCCCGAGGGCCTCGCGTACGCGTGCGCCGACGAGCTGCGCGCGCAGATTTACGTTGAGGGCCGTAAGCCGGCCACGGTGGCGCTCTACCGGGCCGCAGCCAAGGCCTTCTTCGCCTGGGCGACCGACGAGCACGACCCGTGGCTAGATTACGACCCGTCCCGGCAACTGCCGCGCGCCCGGGTCCGCCAGCGCACCCCCCGCCCATGCACACACGAAGAGCTGGCCGACATCCTCGCCCGCGCGCAGGATCCGTGCCGGGTGTGGTACCTGCTCGCCGCCGGCTGCGGACTGCGGTGCGTTGAGATTTCCCGACTCGACCGCGCCGACGTCACCGAGCACGTGGTTTACATCCTCGGCAAGGGCGACAAGGAACGCACCGTGCCCACCCATCCGGCCGTCTGGGCGGCGATCCGCGACCTCCCAGCCGGGCCCATCGCCCGCCGGTACTACGACACTGCCCGCGCGAACCGCAGAGACGTCCAGGGGCGCGGAAACCGGCACCTCGCGGTACTCGGGCACCCCAGCGTCACGATGCACCGTCTACGGCACTGGTACGGGACGTACGTGTACCAGGCGGCGGGCGGGGATCTGCGTGTCGTTCAGGATCTGCTCGGCCACGCCTCACCGAACACCACCCAGGTGTACGTGGCCGCCGCGGCGGGGGCGGCGGCGGCTGCGGTGCGCGCCCTGCCACTGCCGGTCTGA
- a CDS encoding winged helix-turn-helix domain-containing protein encodes MMQFLAPNAQETADLMPRRMTFVQIADDLAARIESGEYPPHTELPSTRQLAVLYSVSVGTIDKVHIVLRQRNLTYGVPGRGVFVEERAERET; translated from the coding sequence ATGATGCAATTCCTGGCGCCCAATGCCCAGGAGACAGCCGACCTCATGCCCCGCCGGATGACCTTCGTTCAGATCGCGGACGACCTGGCCGCCCGCATCGAGTCCGGCGAGTACCCGCCTCACACCGAACTGCCGAGCACCCGCCAACTGGCCGTGCTCTACTCCGTCTCGGTGGGCACGATCGACAAGGTCCACATCGTACTCAGGCAGCGCAATCTCACATACGGCGTGCCGGGCCGGGGTGTGTTCGTAGAGGAACGCGCCGAACGTGAAACGTGA